A section of the Verrucomicrobiota bacterium genome encodes:
- a CDS encoding glucose 1-dehydrogenase, translated as MKLQGKTALVTGSAQGIGQAIAIRLAQEGADIIVDDRTLGQSAQETADTITALGRRVHMIQGDLANTEDDRRVIAEGVEMMGKIDILVNNAGVEKHADFWDVTEEDFDFVLQINLRGTFFITQDFVNHLRATNRPGRVINISSVHEELPFPHFSTYCASKGALKMLCRDLAVELGPLGITVNNIAPGAIATPINTSLLNNPQLLALLESKIPLGRLGKPDDVSGLAAFLASDDASYVTGATFVVDGGLLHNYHEQ; from the coding sequence ATGAAACTCCAAGGAAAAACAGCACTCGTCACAGGTAGCGCCCAAGGAATCGGGCAGGCCATTGCCATTCGTCTCGCCCAGGAAGGAGCCGACATCATTGTGGATGATCGTACCTTGGGCCAGAGCGCCCAGGAGACCGCCGATACCATCACGGCGCTGGGGCGGAGGGTACACATGATTCAGGGTGATCTTGCCAATACTGAGGATGATCGCCGTGTCATTGCCGAGGGGGTCGAGATGATGGGTAAGATCGATATCCTGGTAAACAACGCTGGCGTCGAAAAACATGCCGACTTCTGGGATGTCACGGAGGAGGACTTTGATTTCGTTCTGCAGATCAATCTGCGTGGGACATTTTTTATTACCCAAGACTTCGTGAACCACTTGCGTGCCACGAACCGCCCCGGCCGTGTCATCAATATCAGCTCCGTGCACGAGGAACTCCCTTTCCCTCACTTCTCCACCTATTGTGCAAGCAAGGGAGCCTTAAAAATGCTCTGCCGCGACCTCGCTGTCGAACTCGGTCCCCTCGGTATCACGGTTAACAACATCGCTCCTGGCGCCATTGCGACCCCGATCAATACGTCCCTGCTCAACAACCCCCAGCTGCTAGCCCTGCTCGAGTCGAAGATACCGCTCGGACGTCTTGGCAAACCGGACGACGTTTCGGGACTTGCCGCTTTCCTAGCCTCCGATGATGCCTCCTATGTCACCGGGGCCACCTTTGTGGTGGATGGTGGACTGCTTCACAACTACCACGAGCAGTAG
- a CDS encoding TIGR03862 family flavoprotein — translation MNLAIIGGGPAGLMAAEVASVVIAKGASREDLKVTLFEGKPSVGRKFLVAGHGGLNLTHSDPLDRFAEKYQGSIETRYWTSLLKDFSNQDTRDWATGLGIETFIGTSGRIFPKEFKAAPLLRSWIQRLRTSGVKFAARHYLQNILPKDGRIELEFSHPEGVSSSIFDAVILALGGASWPKTGSDAQWIPILQDLGISIAALEAANCGWETSWHPDIIQLPEGQPLKNIAVSAGNKTIQGELMITAYGLEGGAIYQLGHSLRSMPHPLIFIDLKPTFSVQELQQKLSSYSGNIISAAKNAWRLGKAAHVLINNLAPEESRNDPLALARFAKAIPIPLTGPRPIAEAISSAGGIRYSELNDDLMIKKHPGLFVAGEMIDWEAPTGGYLLQGCLATGTRAARGALRYLNSETRPVSAGSLSV, via the coding sequence ATGAATCTCGCCATAATTGGCGGTGGCCCGGCGGGTCTCATGGCGGCCGAAGTGGCTTCCGTAGTCATTGCTAAGGGAGCGAGTAGAGAGGACCTAAAAGTCACGCTCTTTGAAGGCAAGCCCTCCGTAGGGCGGAAATTCTTGGTAGCCGGCCATGGAGGATTGAACCTTACTCATTCGGATCCCTTAGATCGCTTCGCCGAGAAGTATCAAGGAAGCATTGAAACAAGATACTGGACATCACTCCTGAAGGACTTCAGCAATCAGGATACCCGCGACTGGGCTACCGGGCTTGGGATTGAGACCTTTATCGGGACAAGCGGCAGGATTTTTCCCAAGGAGTTCAAGGCCGCTCCCCTCCTGCGGAGTTGGATCCAAAGACTGCGCACCAGCGGGGTCAAGTTCGCAGCACGTCATTATTTACAAAACATTTTACCCAAGGATGGCCGTATAGAACTAGAGTTCTCTCATCCTGAGGGTGTTAGCTCATCGATTTTTGATGCGGTTATACTTGCTCTTGGTGGAGCCTCATGGCCTAAAACCGGTTCTGATGCGCAATGGATCCCAATTTTACAGGATCTAGGGATTTCCATCGCCGCGCTCGAGGCGGCCAACTGCGGATGGGAAACTAGCTGGCATCCGGACATCATCCAATTACCAGAGGGACAACCCTTGAAAAATATCGCGGTATCAGCAGGAAACAAAACCATCCAGGGTGAACTGATGATTACTGCGTACGGGCTGGAAGGTGGAGCCATCTACCAGCTGGGACATTCATTAAGATCTATGCCTCATCCGCTCATCTTCATCGATCTAAAACCCACTTTTTCGGTTCAGGAATTACAGCAGAAGTTATCCTCATATTCAGGCAATATTATAAGCGCTGCCAAGAATGCTTGGCGTCTTGGAAAGGCCGCTCATGTTCTTATAAACAACTTGGCTCCTGAGGAATCTAGGAACGATCCGCTTGCTTTGGCCCGTTTTGCTAAGGCCATCCCGATCCCACTCACCGGCCCGCGTCCGATCGCAGAAGCCATATCCTCAGCAGGTGGCATCCGGTACTCGGAATTGAATGATGACTTGATGATCAAAAAACACCCAGGCCTCTTTGTCGCAGGTGAAATGATAGACTGGGAGGCCCCAACGGGTGGTTATCTCCTACAAGGCTGCTTAGCAACAGGAACTCGGGCAGCGCGAGGGGCCCTCCGTTATCTGAACTCTGAAACCCGGCCCGTATCCGCTGGTTCGCTTTCCGTTTAA
- a CDS encoding phosphoenolpyruvate carboxylase, whose amino-acid sequence METNYLSDGFAKIDHDLRELMTCLNEVLEELGEEETRKRLPWLNNEETGSGGSRGLEQAYSIAFQLLNIVEANAAERTRRQREIHEGLVSGRGLWGDQLSRLAAKGWTPQEIAAYLPGVRVEPVFTAHPTEAKRGAVLDQHRLIHQLLAELDRMDLTPSERLEIRRKIKICLERLWRSGEIFLDQPDVADERRAVMFYLRDILPGVVTRLDMRLRWAWNELGFPPELMGGPESRPHLSFGTWVGGDRDGHPFVTAKVTEETLRELHLNALIVLHRQLDTLAEALPLSSHFQKASQQLLDRVAVLRGELGPLGEQITARYPGEPWRQLVLLIQGRLPLQIGAADRAWIAESGARYRRPEEVAADLTILQESLAEVGGQRLIRETVWPVLRILDVFGFHLAELDVRQNSNTHDLAMAQLLKAANIPDGENFPTWSEEKRLSFLHEELRSPRPFLGANHYLGLGAEADAVLSCYDTLREHIREHGREGVGALIVSMTRQLSDLLVIPILAREAGLTDWKDGILSSPLPIVPLFETLDDLERSPSLIRAFLAEPVAKASLIHREGRLPVQQVMIGYSDSNKDCGILASQWGLHEAQQDMTRVAAESNIALRFFHGRGGTISRGAGPTHLFLDALPPGALQGDHRMTEQGETIAQKYADISTATYHLELLLAGVTGISLAGKRPGRETGTCSRIADDLAKASRKAYRALIDAPGFITFYDQATPIDALESSRIGSRPKRRSGQRSLADLRAIPWVFSWNQCRYYLPGWFGVGSALEALEREQPELFKTLQAELRNYSFLYYVLSNVETNMASADLPIMKDYAALVTDKEIRERIFNIISEEFQRTQEQLRKVFGGSLEERRPRMGKTLQLRARALALLHEQQIVTIKEWRAARTENPAKADALLPRVLLSINAIASGLRTTG is encoded by the coding sequence ATGGAAACCAACTATCTCTCCGACGGATTCGCCAAGATCGACCATGATCTGCGTGAACTGATGACCTGCCTCAACGAGGTGCTTGAGGAACTCGGTGAGGAAGAGACTAGAAAGCGTCTGCCCTGGCTCAACAATGAGGAAACCGGATCCGGGGGATCGAGGGGGCTCGAACAGGCTTACTCGATTGCCTTCCAGCTTCTCAATATCGTCGAGGCAAATGCTGCAGAACGGACACGTCGCCAACGTGAGATCCACGAGGGGCTTGTCTCCGGACGCGGCCTGTGGGGAGATCAACTCTCCCGTCTCGCCGCCAAGGGATGGACGCCGCAGGAGATCGCCGCCTATCTTCCGGGAGTCCGCGTGGAGCCGGTCTTCACAGCGCACCCGACGGAAGCAAAACGCGGCGCGGTTCTCGACCAGCACCGCCTGATCCATCAGCTTCTTGCCGAACTCGACCGCATGGATCTTACTCCCAGCGAACGACTAGAGATCCGGCGCAAGATCAAGATCTGCTTGGAGCGACTTTGGAGAAGTGGAGAGATCTTCCTGGATCAGCCCGATGTGGCCGACGAGAGGCGTGCCGTTATGTTTTACCTCCGGGATATCCTTCCCGGAGTGGTTACTCGTCTCGATATGCGCCTGCGATGGGCATGGAATGAGCTGGGCTTTCCACCGGAACTGATGGGAGGACCGGAGAGTCGTCCCCATCTCAGTTTCGGAACATGGGTTGGCGGAGACCGGGATGGTCACCCCTTTGTCACCGCGAAGGTGACGGAAGAAACACTCAGGGAGTTGCATCTCAATGCCCTGATCGTCCTGCACCGCCAACTCGATACCCTCGCCGAGGCTCTCCCTCTCTCCAGCCACTTCCAAAAGGCCTCCCAGCAACTACTCGATAGGGTCGCGGTGCTCCGCGGGGAGCTTGGTCCTTTGGGCGAACAGATCACGGCCCGCTATCCCGGTGAGCCATGGCGCCAGCTGGTACTGCTCATCCAAGGACGTCTCCCACTGCAAATCGGTGCCGCAGACCGTGCATGGATCGCTGAGTCCGGTGCGCGCTATCGTCGCCCGGAAGAGGTCGCCGCCGACCTCACCATCCTGCAGGAAAGTCTCGCGGAAGTCGGGGGCCAACGCCTCATTCGCGAAACAGTCTGGCCGGTGCTGCGTATCCTGGACGTCTTCGGCTTTCATCTCGCCGAGCTCGATGTCAGGCAGAATAGCAACACACACGATCTTGCGATGGCCCAGCTCCTAAAGGCTGCCAACATTCCAGACGGAGAGAACTTCCCCACGTGGAGTGAAGAAAAGCGTCTTTCTTTCCTCCATGAGGAACTTCGCTCACCACGCCCCTTCCTGGGAGCAAACCATTATCTGGGACTCGGGGCCGAGGCTGATGCGGTTCTGAGCTGCTACGATACCCTGCGCGAGCATATCCGTGAACACGGCCGCGAGGGAGTCGGCGCCCTCATCGTCAGCATGACCCGCCAGCTTTCCGATCTGCTGGTCATTCCCATTCTGGCCCGCGAGGCCGGACTAACCGACTGGAAAGACGGTATCCTCTCCTCTCCCCTGCCTATCGTGCCTCTCTTTGAGACGCTCGACGATCTGGAGCGCAGCCCATCACTGATCAGGGCGTTTCTGGCCGAACCTGTTGCCAAGGCCTCCCTCATCCACCGCGAGGGACGACTGCCGGTCCAGCAGGTGATGATCGGCTATAGCGACAGCAACAAGGATTGCGGGATTCTGGCCAGCCAGTGGGGACTCCATGAAGCACAGCAGGACATGACCAGGGTCGCCGCCGAGTCAAATATCGCCCTGCGCTTCTTCCACGGACGAGGAGGTACCATCAGTCGCGGGGCTGGCCCCACTCACCTCTTCCTAGACGCCCTGCCTCCGGGCGCATTGCAGGGTGACCATCGGATGACAGAGCAGGGAGAGACGATCGCTCAGAAATACGCCGACATCTCGACGGCGACCTATCACCTGGAACTTTTACTAGCCGGCGTCACAGGCATCTCACTCGCGGGTAAGCGCCCGGGACGGGAAACCGGAACGTGCTCGCGTATTGCCGATGATCTGGCCAAGGCAAGCCGCAAGGCCTATCGGGCCCTGATCGACGCGCCTGGGTTCATCACCTTCTACGACCAGGCGACCCCGATCGACGCCCTGGAGTCGAGTCGTATCGGCTCACGCCCCAAGCGCCGCTCCGGCCAGCGTAGCCTAGCCGACCTGAGAGCCATCCCCTGGGTCTTCAGTTGGAACCAGTGCCGCTATTACTTGCCCGGCTGGTTCGGTGTCGGCAGCGCCCTAGAAGCCCTGGAGAGGGAGCAACCGGAGCTTTTCAAGACACTTCAGGCCGAGCTTAGGAACTACTCATTTCTTTATTATGTCCTATCGAATGTGGAGACTAACATGGCCAGCGCCGATCTCCCGATCATGAAGGATTATGCGGCCCTCGTGACCGATAAGGAAATCCGCGAAAGAATCTTCAACATCATCTCCGAGGAATTTCAGCGCACCCAGGAACAGCTCCGCAAGGTCTTTGGAGGGAGTCTTGAGGAACGGCGCCCCCGAATGGGTAAAACACTCCAACTTCGCGCCCGAGCCTTGGCCCTTCTCCATGAGCAGCAGATTGTGACTATCAAGGAATGGCGGGCTGCGCGCACGGAAAATCCAGCTAAGGCGGATGCCCTGCTTCCCCGCGTTCTGCTTTCTATTAACGCAATTGCAAGCGGCTTGAGAACAACCGGATAG